The Pedobacter roseus genome contains a region encoding:
- a CDS encoding metallophosphoesterase family protein — MKKIGLISDTHGFLDDAVFKHFDEVDEIWHAGDFGPNVAEPLAAFKPLRGVFGNIDDGAIRSAFPEQNRFSCERVDVWMTHIGGYPGRYSSFVKPEIYTNPPKLFITGHSHILKVMFDEKIKCLHINPGAAGKHGWHKVRTLIRFCITDENIHTLEVIELSGR; from the coding sequence ATGAAAAAAATAGGATTAATTTCTGATACCCATGGTTTTTTGGATGATGCCGTTTTTAAACATTTTGATGAGGTGGATGAAATATGGCATGCCGGAGATTTTGGCCCCAATGTAGCCGAACCTTTGGCAGCATTTAAGCCTTTGCGTGGGGTGTTCGGAAATATAGATGATGGAGCAATCAGATCAGCCTTTCCGGAACAAAATCGATTTAGCTGCGAAAGGGTTGATGTTTGGATGACCCATATTGGCGGTTATCCGGGTAGGTATTCATCTTTTGTAAAACCAGAAATATACACTAACCCTCCTAAATTATTCATTACCGGGCATTCGCATATTTTGAAAGTAATGTTCGATGAAAAAATAAAATGTTTGCATATAAACCCCGGTGCAGCGGGAAAACATGGCTGGCACAAGGTGCGTACACTGATCAGATTTTGCATTACTGACGAAAATATTCATACCTTAGAGGTTATAGAGTTATCGGGTAGATAA